One segment of Labrus mixtus chromosome 10, fLabMix1.1, whole genome shotgun sequence DNA contains the following:
- the pcdh10b gene encoding protocadherin-10b isoform X1 gives MIVLLLSLCIADGVLSQIRYSVPEEADHGTLVGNIAEDLGLDLTKLASRRFQVVPNSRTPYLEVNLENGVLFVNEKIDRELICKQSASCQLNMEVFLEDPLELFRVEIEVVDINDNPPSFPETDITVEISESATPGTRFPLESAFDPDVGSNALRTYDITTNNYFYLDVQTQSDGNKFAELVLEKPLDREQQAAHRYVLTAVDGGQPPRTGTALLVVKVLDSNDNVPVFEQPVYTVNLSENAPVGTLVIQLNATDMDEGLNGEIVYSFSNHISSRVKDLFSIDPRTGRVEVRGEVDFEESSLYQIFIQAKDMGPNAVPAHCKVLVKVSDLNDNAPEITFSTVTESVSEKAAPGTVIALLSVTDRDAEENGQIHVEILGDVPFKLKSSFRNYFTIVTDGPLNREQADSYSVTVVARDKGTPSLATSKSIRVQVSDENDNAPTFTQPIYDVYVTENNVPGAYIHAVTALDPDVGQNSLITYSILETEIQGMSVKTYVSINEETGYLYALRSFDYEQLKDFTFMVQAKDAGTPELSSNATVKVIIVDQNDNAPLVLAPLGKNGTAKEPLPRSAEPGYLVTRIVAMDGDDGENARLSYSIQRGNENGMFRMDWRTGELRTARRVSVKRDPHQLYDLLIEVRDHGQPPLSSSASVMVVLVDSVAEGRGNGERGGAAKTKEGTLDLTLILIIALGSVSFIFLLVMIVLAVRCQKDKKLNIYTCLTSDCCLGCTTCCSRGGRARKKKLSKSDIMLVQSAGNVSGAGTAQVPVEESGSFGSHHQNQNYCYQVCLTPESAKTDLMFLKPCSPSRSSDTEHNPCSGAVVTGYTDQQPDIISNGSILSNETKHQRAELSYLVERPRRVNSSAFQEADLVSSKDSGHGDSEQGDSDHDATNRGHSSGADLFSNCTEECKALGHSDRCWMPSFVPSDGRQGPDYRSNLHVPGMDSVPDTEVFESPEQTADKSFSTFGKETPLSHLHQIHQNHQHLKNHHHLSHQQGSIERKELEAFLPSSRAPFNPAYLTRKRVC, from the exons ATGATTGTGCTTTTGCTCTCGCTGTGCATCGCGGATGGAGTGCTCTCTCAGATTCGTTACTCTGTGCCGGAGGAGGCGGACCACGGCACCTTGGTGGGGAATATCGCCGAGGACCTGGGATTGGACCTTACCAAACTGGCCTCGCGCCGCTTCCAGGTGGTGCCCAACTCCCGGACACCGTACCTGGAGGTAAATCTTGAGAATGGAGTCCTGTTCGTTAATGAAAAGATCGACCGGGAGCTGATCTGTAAGCAGAGCGCGAGCTGCCAGCTCAACATGGAGGTGTTCCTGGAGGACCCGCTGGAGCTGTTCCGCGTGGAGATCGAGGTGGTGGACATTAACGACAACCCGCCCAGCTTCCCGGAGACTGACATCACGGTGGAGATCTCCGAGAGCGCCACTCCGGGGACCCGCTTCCCTCTGGAGAGCGCGTTCGACCCGGACGTGGGCTCGAACGCTTTACGCACGTACGACATCACCACGAATAACTACTTCTACCTGGATGTTCAGACCCAGAGCGACGGGAACAAGTTCGCGGAGCTCGTTCTGGAGAAGCCGCTGGACCGGGAGCAGCAGGCGGCGCACAGGTACGTGTTGACCGCGGTGGACGGAGGTCAGCCTCCACGGACCGGCACCGCGCTGCTTGTGGTGAAAGTGCTGGACTCTAACGACAACGTGCCAGTGTTCGAGCAGCCGGTGTACACGGTGAATCTGTCTGAGAACGCGCCGGTGGGAACGCTGGTCATCCAGCTGAACGCCACCGACATGGACGAGGGATTAAACGGAGAAATAGTTTACTCTTTCAGCAACCACATCTCCAGCCGTGTCAAGGATCTGTTCAGCATCGACCCGCGCACCGGGCGCGTCGAGGTGCGCGGGGAGGTGGACTTCGAGGAGAGCAGCTTGTACCAGATCTTCATCCAGGCCAAAGATATGGGTCCGAACGCCGTCCCCGCGCACTGCAAAGTGCTCGTTAAAGTCAGCGACTTGAACGACAACGCGCCCGAGATCACCTTCAGCACCGTCACCGAGTCCGTGAGCGAGAAGGCGGCACCGGGGACCGTGATCGCGCTGCTCAGTGTGACGGACCGGGACGCGGAGGAGAACGGACAGATTCACGTGGAAATCCTCGGAGACGttccttttaaattaaaatcctCCTTTAGGAACTATTTCACCATCGTGACGGACGGCCCGTTGAACCGGGAGCAGGCGGACTCCTACTCTGTCACGGTGGTCGCGCGGGATAAAGGCACACCCTCTCTAGCCACCAGTAAGTCCATCCGGGTCCAGGTGTCAGATGAGAACGACAACGCGCCCACATTCACGCAGCCCATCTATGACGTGTATGTGACTGAGAACAACGTGCCAGGGGCGTACATCCACGCGGTGACGGCCCTGGATCCAGACGTGGGTCAGAACTCTCTGATCACCTACTCCATCTTGGAGACTGAAATCCAGGGCATGTCAGTGAAGACCTATGTGTCCATCAACGAGGAGACGGGCTACCTGTACGCGCTGCGCTCCTTTGACTACGAGCAGCTCAAAGACTTCACCTTCATGGTGCAGGCCAAAGACGCCGGCACCCCCGAGCTGTCCTCCAACGCCACGGTCAAAGTCATCATCGTGGACCAGAACGACAACGCCCCCCTGGTTCTGGCCCCTCTGGGGAAGAACGGCACAGCAAAGGAGCCCCTCCCTCGGTCGGCCGAGCCGGGCTACCTGGTGACCCGCATAGTGGCCATGGACGGGGATGACGGCGAGAACGCCCGTCTATCCTACAGCATCCAGAGGGGCAACGAGAACGGGATGTTCCGCATGGACTGGAGGACCGGCGAGCTGCGGACCGCCCGGCGGGTTTCGGTGAAGCGAGACCCCCACCAGCTGTACGACCTGCTGATCGAGGTCAGAGACCACGGCCAGCCGCCTCTGTCCTCGAGCGCCAGCGTCATGGTGGTGCTGGTGGACAGTGTGGCGGAGGGCCGGGGCAACGGGGAAAGGGGGGGCGCCGCCAAGACCAAAGAGGGCACCCTGGACCTGACCCTGATCCTGATCATTGCCCTGGGCTCTGTCTCCTTCATCTTCCTGCTGGTCATGATCGTGCTGGCCGTGCGCTGCCAAAAGGACAAGAAGCTGAACATTTACACGTGTCTGACCAGCGACTGCTGCCTGGGCTGCACCACCTGCTGCTCGAGGGGGGGCCGCGCCCGCAAGAAGAAACTCAGCAAGTCGGACATCATGCTGGTTCAGAGCGCGGGTAACGTCAGCGGGGCCGGGACCGCTCAGGTCCCCGTGGAGGAGTCAGGCAGCTTCGGCTCACACCACCAAAACCAGAACTATTGTTACCAGGTATGTCTGACTCCAGAGTCCGCCAAAACCGACCTCATGTTCCTAAAGCCGTGTAGTCCGTCACGGAGCTCAGACACGGAGCACAACCCGTGCAGCGGGGCCGTAGTCACAGGGTACACTGACCAGCAGCCTGACATCATATCAAACGGCAGCATTTTATCCAATGAG ACCAAACACCAGCGAGCCGAGCTCAGCTACCTGGTGGAGCGGCCGCGACGCGTCAACAG CTCGGCGTTCCAGGAGGCCGACCTGGTCAGCTCCAAAGACAGCGGCCACGGCGacagcgagcagggagacagcgACCACGATGCCACCAACCGAGGCCACTCCTCCG GCGCTGATCTCTTCTCTAACTGCACGGAGGAGTGTAAAGCCCTGGGCCACTCGGACCGCTGCTGGATGCCGAGCTTTGTGCCCTCCGACGGGCGCCAGGGCCCGGACTACCGCAGCAACCTCCACGTGCCCGGCATGGACTCGGTCCCGGACACAGAGGTATTTGAAAGCCCCGAGCAGACGGCTGATAAGTCGTTCTCCACGTTTGGCAAAGAGACGCCTCTCAGTCACCTCCACCAAATCCACCAAAACCACCAACACCTCAAAAACCATCATCACCTCAGCCACCAGCAGGGCTCCATAGAGAGGAAAGAGTTGGAGGCTTTTCTGCCTAGCTCCAGAGCGCCTTTTAACCCCGCTTACTTAA cGAGGAAAAGGGTTTGCTAG
- the pcdh10b gene encoding protocadherin-10b isoform X3: MIVLLLSLCIADGVLSQIRYSVPEEADHGTLVGNIAEDLGLDLTKLASRRFQVVPNSRTPYLEVNLENGVLFVNEKIDRELICKQSASCQLNMEVFLEDPLELFRVEIEVVDINDNPPSFPETDITVEISESATPGTRFPLESAFDPDVGSNALRTYDITTNNYFYLDVQTQSDGNKFAELVLEKPLDREQQAAHRYVLTAVDGGQPPRTGTALLVVKVLDSNDNVPVFEQPVYTVNLSENAPVGTLVIQLNATDMDEGLNGEIVYSFSNHISSRVKDLFSIDPRTGRVEVRGEVDFEESSLYQIFIQAKDMGPNAVPAHCKVLVKVSDLNDNAPEITFSTVTESVSEKAAPGTVIALLSVTDRDAEENGQIHVEILGDVPFKLKSSFRNYFTIVTDGPLNREQADSYSVTVVARDKGTPSLATSKSIRVQVSDENDNAPTFTQPIYDVYVTENNVPGAYIHAVTALDPDVGQNSLITYSILETEIQGMSVKTYVSINEETGYLYALRSFDYEQLKDFTFMVQAKDAGTPELSSNATVKVIIVDQNDNAPLVLAPLGKNGTAKEPLPRSAEPGYLVTRIVAMDGDDGENARLSYSIQRGNENGMFRMDWRTGELRTARRVSVKRDPHQLYDLLIEVRDHGQPPLSSSASVMVVLVDSVAEGRGNGERGGAAKTKEGTLDLTLILIIALGSVSFIFLLVMIVLAVRCQKDKKLNIYTCLTSDCCLGCTTCCSRGGRARKKKLSKSDIMLVQSAGNVSGAGTAQVPVEESGSFGSHHQNQNYCYQVCLTPESAKTDLMFLKPCSPSRSSDTEHNPCSGAVVTGYTDQQPDIISNGSILSNETKHQRAELSYLVERPRRVNSSAFQEADLVSSKDSGHGDSEQGDSDHDATNRGHSSGADLFSNCTEECKALGHSDRCWMPSFVPSDGRQGPDYRSNLHVPGMDSVPDTERGKGFASSFRVDIPETA, translated from the exons ATGATTGTGCTTTTGCTCTCGCTGTGCATCGCGGATGGAGTGCTCTCTCAGATTCGTTACTCTGTGCCGGAGGAGGCGGACCACGGCACCTTGGTGGGGAATATCGCCGAGGACCTGGGATTGGACCTTACCAAACTGGCCTCGCGCCGCTTCCAGGTGGTGCCCAACTCCCGGACACCGTACCTGGAGGTAAATCTTGAGAATGGAGTCCTGTTCGTTAATGAAAAGATCGACCGGGAGCTGATCTGTAAGCAGAGCGCGAGCTGCCAGCTCAACATGGAGGTGTTCCTGGAGGACCCGCTGGAGCTGTTCCGCGTGGAGATCGAGGTGGTGGACATTAACGACAACCCGCCCAGCTTCCCGGAGACTGACATCACGGTGGAGATCTCCGAGAGCGCCACTCCGGGGACCCGCTTCCCTCTGGAGAGCGCGTTCGACCCGGACGTGGGCTCGAACGCTTTACGCACGTACGACATCACCACGAATAACTACTTCTACCTGGATGTTCAGACCCAGAGCGACGGGAACAAGTTCGCGGAGCTCGTTCTGGAGAAGCCGCTGGACCGGGAGCAGCAGGCGGCGCACAGGTACGTGTTGACCGCGGTGGACGGAGGTCAGCCTCCACGGACCGGCACCGCGCTGCTTGTGGTGAAAGTGCTGGACTCTAACGACAACGTGCCAGTGTTCGAGCAGCCGGTGTACACGGTGAATCTGTCTGAGAACGCGCCGGTGGGAACGCTGGTCATCCAGCTGAACGCCACCGACATGGACGAGGGATTAAACGGAGAAATAGTTTACTCTTTCAGCAACCACATCTCCAGCCGTGTCAAGGATCTGTTCAGCATCGACCCGCGCACCGGGCGCGTCGAGGTGCGCGGGGAGGTGGACTTCGAGGAGAGCAGCTTGTACCAGATCTTCATCCAGGCCAAAGATATGGGTCCGAACGCCGTCCCCGCGCACTGCAAAGTGCTCGTTAAAGTCAGCGACTTGAACGACAACGCGCCCGAGATCACCTTCAGCACCGTCACCGAGTCCGTGAGCGAGAAGGCGGCACCGGGGACCGTGATCGCGCTGCTCAGTGTGACGGACCGGGACGCGGAGGAGAACGGACAGATTCACGTGGAAATCCTCGGAGACGttccttttaaattaaaatcctCCTTTAGGAACTATTTCACCATCGTGACGGACGGCCCGTTGAACCGGGAGCAGGCGGACTCCTACTCTGTCACGGTGGTCGCGCGGGATAAAGGCACACCCTCTCTAGCCACCAGTAAGTCCATCCGGGTCCAGGTGTCAGATGAGAACGACAACGCGCCCACATTCACGCAGCCCATCTATGACGTGTATGTGACTGAGAACAACGTGCCAGGGGCGTACATCCACGCGGTGACGGCCCTGGATCCAGACGTGGGTCAGAACTCTCTGATCACCTACTCCATCTTGGAGACTGAAATCCAGGGCATGTCAGTGAAGACCTATGTGTCCATCAACGAGGAGACGGGCTACCTGTACGCGCTGCGCTCCTTTGACTACGAGCAGCTCAAAGACTTCACCTTCATGGTGCAGGCCAAAGACGCCGGCACCCCCGAGCTGTCCTCCAACGCCACGGTCAAAGTCATCATCGTGGACCAGAACGACAACGCCCCCCTGGTTCTGGCCCCTCTGGGGAAGAACGGCACAGCAAAGGAGCCCCTCCCTCGGTCGGCCGAGCCGGGCTACCTGGTGACCCGCATAGTGGCCATGGACGGGGATGACGGCGAGAACGCCCGTCTATCCTACAGCATCCAGAGGGGCAACGAGAACGGGATGTTCCGCATGGACTGGAGGACCGGCGAGCTGCGGACCGCCCGGCGGGTTTCGGTGAAGCGAGACCCCCACCAGCTGTACGACCTGCTGATCGAGGTCAGAGACCACGGCCAGCCGCCTCTGTCCTCGAGCGCCAGCGTCATGGTGGTGCTGGTGGACAGTGTGGCGGAGGGCCGGGGCAACGGGGAAAGGGGGGGCGCCGCCAAGACCAAAGAGGGCACCCTGGACCTGACCCTGATCCTGATCATTGCCCTGGGCTCTGTCTCCTTCATCTTCCTGCTGGTCATGATCGTGCTGGCCGTGCGCTGCCAAAAGGACAAGAAGCTGAACATTTACACGTGTCTGACCAGCGACTGCTGCCTGGGCTGCACCACCTGCTGCTCGAGGGGGGGCCGCGCCCGCAAGAAGAAACTCAGCAAGTCGGACATCATGCTGGTTCAGAGCGCGGGTAACGTCAGCGGGGCCGGGACCGCTCAGGTCCCCGTGGAGGAGTCAGGCAGCTTCGGCTCACACCACCAAAACCAGAACTATTGTTACCAGGTATGTCTGACTCCAGAGTCCGCCAAAACCGACCTCATGTTCCTAAAGCCGTGTAGTCCGTCACGGAGCTCAGACACGGAGCACAACCCGTGCAGCGGGGCCGTAGTCACAGGGTACACTGACCAGCAGCCTGACATCATATCAAACGGCAGCATTTTATCCAATGAG ACCAAACACCAGCGAGCCGAGCTCAGCTACCTGGTGGAGCGGCCGCGACGCGTCAACAG CTCGGCGTTCCAGGAGGCCGACCTGGTCAGCTCCAAAGACAGCGGCCACGGCGacagcgagcagggagacagcgACCACGATGCCACCAACCGAGGCCACTCCTCCG GCGCTGATCTCTTCTCTAACTGCACGGAGGAGTGTAAAGCCCTGGGCCACTCGGACCGCTGCTGGATGCCGAGCTTTGTGCCCTCCGACGGGCGCCAGGGCCCGGACTACCGCAGCAACCTCCACGTGCCCGGCATGGACTCGGTCCCGGACACAGAG cGAGGAAAAGGGTTTGCTAGCTCCTTTCGCGTGGACATACCAGAGACCGCGTGA
- the pcdh10b gene encoding protocadherin-10b isoform X2, which translates to MIVLLLSLCIADGVLSQIRYSVPEEADHGTLVGNIAEDLGLDLTKLASRRFQVVPNSRTPYLEVNLENGVLFVNEKIDRELICKQSASCQLNMEVFLEDPLELFRVEIEVVDINDNPPSFPETDITVEISESATPGTRFPLESAFDPDVGSNALRTYDITTNNYFYLDVQTQSDGNKFAELVLEKPLDREQQAAHRYVLTAVDGGQPPRTGTALLVVKVLDSNDNVPVFEQPVYTVNLSENAPVGTLVIQLNATDMDEGLNGEIVYSFSNHISSRVKDLFSIDPRTGRVEVRGEVDFEESSLYQIFIQAKDMGPNAVPAHCKVLVKVSDLNDNAPEITFSTVTESVSEKAAPGTVIALLSVTDRDAEENGQIHVEILGDVPFKLKSSFRNYFTIVTDGPLNREQADSYSVTVVARDKGTPSLATSKSIRVQVSDENDNAPTFTQPIYDVYVTENNVPGAYIHAVTALDPDVGQNSLITYSILETEIQGMSVKTYVSINEETGYLYALRSFDYEQLKDFTFMVQAKDAGTPELSSNATVKVIIVDQNDNAPLVLAPLGKNGTAKEPLPRSAEPGYLVTRIVAMDGDDGENARLSYSIQRGNENGMFRMDWRTGELRTARRVSVKRDPHQLYDLLIEVRDHGQPPLSSSASVMVVLVDSVAEGRGNGERGGAAKTKEGTLDLTLILIIALGSVSFIFLLVMIVLAVRCQKDKKLNIYTCLTSDCCLGCTTCCSRGGRARKKKLSKSDIMLVQSAGNVSGAGTAQVPVEESGSFGSHHQNQNYCYQTKHQRAELSYLVERPRRVNSSAFQEADLVSSKDSGHGDSEQGDSDHDATNRGHSSGADLFSNCTEECKALGHSDRCWMPSFVPSDGRQGPDYRSNLHVPGMDSVPDTEVFESPEQTADKSFSTFGKETPLSHLHQIHQNHQHLKNHHHLSHQQGSIERKELEAFLPSSRAPFNPAYLTRKRVC; encoded by the exons ATGATTGTGCTTTTGCTCTCGCTGTGCATCGCGGATGGAGTGCTCTCTCAGATTCGTTACTCTGTGCCGGAGGAGGCGGACCACGGCACCTTGGTGGGGAATATCGCCGAGGACCTGGGATTGGACCTTACCAAACTGGCCTCGCGCCGCTTCCAGGTGGTGCCCAACTCCCGGACACCGTACCTGGAGGTAAATCTTGAGAATGGAGTCCTGTTCGTTAATGAAAAGATCGACCGGGAGCTGATCTGTAAGCAGAGCGCGAGCTGCCAGCTCAACATGGAGGTGTTCCTGGAGGACCCGCTGGAGCTGTTCCGCGTGGAGATCGAGGTGGTGGACATTAACGACAACCCGCCCAGCTTCCCGGAGACTGACATCACGGTGGAGATCTCCGAGAGCGCCACTCCGGGGACCCGCTTCCCTCTGGAGAGCGCGTTCGACCCGGACGTGGGCTCGAACGCTTTACGCACGTACGACATCACCACGAATAACTACTTCTACCTGGATGTTCAGACCCAGAGCGACGGGAACAAGTTCGCGGAGCTCGTTCTGGAGAAGCCGCTGGACCGGGAGCAGCAGGCGGCGCACAGGTACGTGTTGACCGCGGTGGACGGAGGTCAGCCTCCACGGACCGGCACCGCGCTGCTTGTGGTGAAAGTGCTGGACTCTAACGACAACGTGCCAGTGTTCGAGCAGCCGGTGTACACGGTGAATCTGTCTGAGAACGCGCCGGTGGGAACGCTGGTCATCCAGCTGAACGCCACCGACATGGACGAGGGATTAAACGGAGAAATAGTTTACTCTTTCAGCAACCACATCTCCAGCCGTGTCAAGGATCTGTTCAGCATCGACCCGCGCACCGGGCGCGTCGAGGTGCGCGGGGAGGTGGACTTCGAGGAGAGCAGCTTGTACCAGATCTTCATCCAGGCCAAAGATATGGGTCCGAACGCCGTCCCCGCGCACTGCAAAGTGCTCGTTAAAGTCAGCGACTTGAACGACAACGCGCCCGAGATCACCTTCAGCACCGTCACCGAGTCCGTGAGCGAGAAGGCGGCACCGGGGACCGTGATCGCGCTGCTCAGTGTGACGGACCGGGACGCGGAGGAGAACGGACAGATTCACGTGGAAATCCTCGGAGACGttccttttaaattaaaatcctCCTTTAGGAACTATTTCACCATCGTGACGGACGGCCCGTTGAACCGGGAGCAGGCGGACTCCTACTCTGTCACGGTGGTCGCGCGGGATAAAGGCACACCCTCTCTAGCCACCAGTAAGTCCATCCGGGTCCAGGTGTCAGATGAGAACGACAACGCGCCCACATTCACGCAGCCCATCTATGACGTGTATGTGACTGAGAACAACGTGCCAGGGGCGTACATCCACGCGGTGACGGCCCTGGATCCAGACGTGGGTCAGAACTCTCTGATCACCTACTCCATCTTGGAGACTGAAATCCAGGGCATGTCAGTGAAGACCTATGTGTCCATCAACGAGGAGACGGGCTACCTGTACGCGCTGCGCTCCTTTGACTACGAGCAGCTCAAAGACTTCACCTTCATGGTGCAGGCCAAAGACGCCGGCACCCCCGAGCTGTCCTCCAACGCCACGGTCAAAGTCATCATCGTGGACCAGAACGACAACGCCCCCCTGGTTCTGGCCCCTCTGGGGAAGAACGGCACAGCAAAGGAGCCCCTCCCTCGGTCGGCCGAGCCGGGCTACCTGGTGACCCGCATAGTGGCCATGGACGGGGATGACGGCGAGAACGCCCGTCTATCCTACAGCATCCAGAGGGGCAACGAGAACGGGATGTTCCGCATGGACTGGAGGACCGGCGAGCTGCGGACCGCCCGGCGGGTTTCGGTGAAGCGAGACCCCCACCAGCTGTACGACCTGCTGATCGAGGTCAGAGACCACGGCCAGCCGCCTCTGTCCTCGAGCGCCAGCGTCATGGTGGTGCTGGTGGACAGTGTGGCGGAGGGCCGGGGCAACGGGGAAAGGGGGGGCGCCGCCAAGACCAAAGAGGGCACCCTGGACCTGACCCTGATCCTGATCATTGCCCTGGGCTCTGTCTCCTTCATCTTCCTGCTGGTCATGATCGTGCTGGCCGTGCGCTGCCAAAAGGACAAGAAGCTGAACATTTACACGTGTCTGACCAGCGACTGCTGCCTGGGCTGCACCACCTGCTGCTCGAGGGGGGGCCGCGCCCGCAAGAAGAAACTCAGCAAGTCGGACATCATGCTGGTTCAGAGCGCGGGTAACGTCAGCGGGGCCGGGACCGCTCAGGTCCCCGTGGAGGAGTCAGGCAGCTTCGGCTCACACCACCAAAACCAGAACTATTGTTACCAG ACCAAACACCAGCGAGCCGAGCTCAGCTACCTGGTGGAGCGGCCGCGACGCGTCAACAG CTCGGCGTTCCAGGAGGCCGACCTGGTCAGCTCCAAAGACAGCGGCCACGGCGacagcgagcagggagacagcgACCACGATGCCACCAACCGAGGCCACTCCTCCG GCGCTGATCTCTTCTCTAACTGCACGGAGGAGTGTAAAGCCCTGGGCCACTCGGACCGCTGCTGGATGCCGAGCTTTGTGCCCTCCGACGGGCGCCAGGGCCCGGACTACCGCAGCAACCTCCACGTGCCCGGCATGGACTCGGTCCCGGACACAGAGGTATTTGAAAGCCCCGAGCAGACGGCTGATAAGTCGTTCTCCACGTTTGGCAAAGAGACGCCTCTCAGTCACCTCCACCAAATCCACCAAAACCACCAACACCTCAAAAACCATCATCACCTCAGCCACCAGCAGGGCTCCATAGAGAGGAAAGAGTTGGAGGCTTTTCTGCCTAGCTCCAGAGCGCCTTTTAACCCCGCTTACTTAA cGAGGAAAAGGGTTTGCTAG